From a region of the Mesotoga sp. Brook.08.105.5.1 genome:
- a CDS encoding amino acid ABC transporter permease: protein MEQYIFPKLTSYDALLLLKGMGMTITVTLLAIAIGLVVGFFIGLLRSLKIPVLSKLLLVYIEPIRNSPLVAQLFFAYYGIAMVTDFSPSAFQAAVWTLGINTSAFAAVIVYASIRSVEKGQWEAAYSLGMNYWKTFRLVIVPQAIRVFIPSFVGLCVNQLQVSSLVSLIGFVDLTRVGYMLTLRTYRPFVIWSIVAVLYFALSFPISKFARYAESRVKSYGKIG, encoded by the coding sequence GTGGAACAGTATATATTTCCAAAACTAACTAGTTATGACGCTTTGCTTCTCTTGAAGGGGATGGGAATGACAATTACGGTCACCCTTCTGGCAATCGCAATAGGTCTTGTTGTCGGGTTTTTCATTGGATTGCTGAGAAGCCTAAAGATCCCCGTCCTGAGCAAGCTGCTGTTAGTGTACATAGAACCGATTAGGAATTCGCCTCTGGTTGCCCAACTCTTTTTTGCTTACTATGGCATTGCGATGGTGACCGATTTCAGCCCGTCGGCTTTTCAGGCCGCTGTCTGGACTCTTGGAATAAATACGAGTGCATTTGCCGCGGTGATTGTTTATGCATCCATCAGGTCTGTTGAAAAAGGGCAGTGGGAAGCGGCCTACTCTCTGGGGATGAATTACTGGAAAACATTCAGACTTGTAATTGTTCCTCAAGCTATTAGAGTATTCATCCCTTCCTTTGTGGGCCTTTGCGTCAACCAGTTACAGGTTTCCTCTCTTGTCTCTCTTATTGGTTTTGTTGATCTTACAAGAGTCGGATATATGCTTACTCTTCGAACGTACAGACCATTTGTCATATGGTCAATTGTCGCAGTTTTGTATTTTGCTTTGTCTTTTCCAATATCGAAATTCGCCAGGTACGCCGAATCCAGAGTTAAGTCCTACGGAAAGATAGGTTGA